A section of the Alligator mississippiensis isolate rAllMis1 chromosome 8, rAllMis1, whole genome shotgun sequence genome encodes:
- the RASAL3 gene encoding RAS protein activator like-3 isoform X1, which yields MGHSGAKPQARKNQPNTAESSKSIRVAQAGVEVRLQQQFPPGHMGTRRQPSAAERKPSRELRSQEVTARRREAKMEVEKPPPTAESPSLLKSYKWRMGPQGGEKELERALPTPGPSRWSKLHTWKRAYSHPETDTPEESTARSGQSPGPPGPTGSSRAAARRSMFQRAFSAPAKAPKEPRGQEGGKLNLRKYLRSMSHRRSPENGAKAERTPLEVAREAPRPVQRIPLTPSPEVPVWDVSNFSLMDGQLVLAARDEEVLFRSRSRTGSSISDTHVQHPLGGRREPDLSSEGRGSPGPRAPGRGTESDTSTNSQFGNVKGLLWKRLKERKGRVVAKADAPTTPPADSDRLPSRHGSHESLLPPPTVAELDLSGDDVVIRPLHGSLLGEKFCFQIINAEGSRCFGCTSVAERDRWIENLRRTVQPNKDNCERVENTLSLWVYEARDLPPKRRYLCQLHLDGTLYARTTAKAVGPSGTLFWGEHFALDTLPPARELRVSVLREDEGRRRDSAPLGIITVPLAELATSRQPLERWYSLAGPAKDRGPMPGLRLRGRYQEIQVLPIVRYKEFAEYITFHYRELCARLEPAIPVRHKEELASALVHVLQSTGKAKEFLIDLGVAELDRFDDREALIFRENTLATKAIDEYMKLVGARYLLDMLGEAVAQLYQSEDCCEVDPSKCAPQDLSDNQNNLRQACEEVFQRITASCDAFPAELNEIFAAWQEECQERAKDGIGQRLISASLFLRFLCPAIMSPSLFGLIQEYPSDTTARTLTLVAKVIQNLANFTTFGEKEAYMGFMNEFLEQNWSSMTSFLQSVANPDSSAHLDTYDGYVDLALELATLHLLLCDIFSSLDQRTQKQLEPLPTILDAIQKGTPVPVSIHLNPSRPAAEKPGFVPPRELSKHSPLIKSPSLSSIQKGRGQEEEATVLLRPPRDRHHVQRTQSVPAQSKATRRPRKQSSLEHVAESVKEESRKGSPCHGPQDNRSHSGRSKLRQSASLPRKSTVPWQRYSGEAAKAQTELYTMRPLEKHGKQIEELQKELAEARETLGRFESQMAVLAAQNEVLREEQAELRMQEEQLRNQLEEAAAHLASLSARVTSAEGSRKKDLEKLKASEEKTKGLERRLSAMERKQAELCSALLGHALKQPHVLLQPGPCGETQNGDEAHVTSV from the exons ATGGGCCACAGTGGAGCCAAGCCCCAGGCCCGTAAGAACCAGCCCAATACAGCAGAAAGCAGCAAGAGCATCCGAGTTgctcaggcaggggtggaggtgaGACTGCAACAGCAGTTCCCGCCTGGTCACATGGGGACTCGCCGGCAACCCAGCGCTGCCGAGAGGAAACCAAGCAGAGAGCTGAGGAGCCAGGAGGTGACAGCAAGGCGGCGGGAAGCCAAG ATGGAGGTGGAGAAGCCGCCCCCCACAGCCGAGTCTCCATCCCTGCTAAAGTCCTACAAATGGCGGATgggcccccaaggtggggagaaggagctggagagggccctccccacccctggccccagccgcTGGAGCAAGCTGCACACCTGGAAGCGTGCATACAGCCACCCGGAGACAGACACCCCTGAGGAGAGCACAGCCAGAAGTGGCCAGAGCCCTGGGCCCCCAggccccacaggcagcagcagggctgcagcccgaCGGTCCATGTTCCAGAGGGCCTTCTCCGCCCCAGCTAAGGCACCCAAGGAGCCCCGGGGCCAGGAGGGTGGGAAGCTGAACCTGCGGAAATACCTGCGCTCCATGTCCCACCGCAGGAGCCCAGAGAATGGGGCCAAGGCAGAGCGGACACCCCTGGAAGTGGCCAGAG AAGCCCCCCGCCCTGTGCAGCGGATCCCGCTGACACCATCCCCCGAGGTGCCTGTGTGGGACGTCTCTAACTTCTCGCTGATGGATGGGCAGCTTGTGCTGGCGGCCAGGGATgaggag gtcTTGTTCAGGAGCCGGAGCAGAACGGGCAGCTCCATCTCTGACACACATGtgcagcaccccctgggaggcCGGCGGGAACCTG ATCTCTCCTCAGAGGGGAGAGGCTCACCTGGCCCTCGGGCCCCGGGCAGAGGCACTGAGAGCGACACATCCACCAACTCCCAGTTTGGGAACGTCAAG GGGCTGCTGTGGAAGCGACTCAAGGAGCGGAAGGGTCGGGTGGTGGCCAAGGCGGATGCCCCAACGACGCCACCTGCAGACAGTGACAG GCTGCCGAGCCGGCATGGCTCCCATGAGTCCCTGTTGCCCCCGCCCACCGTGGCTGAGCTGGACCTGAGTGGTGATGATGTGGTTATTCGCCCATTACACGGCAGCCTCCTGGGCGAGAAGTTCTGCTTCCAG atcaTCAATGCCGAGGGCAGCCGCTGCTTCGGGTGCACATCTGTGGCCGAGCGGGACCGATGGATAGAGAACCTGCGCCGGACCGTGCAGCCCAACAAG GACAACTGTGAGCGGGTGGAGAACACGCTGAGCCTGTGGGTGTACGAGGCCCGGGACCTGCCCCCCAAGCGACGCTACTTGTGCCAGCTGCACCTGGATGGGACCCTCTATGCCCGCACCACGGCCAAGGCAGTGGGCCCCAGTGGGACGCTCTTCTGGGGTGAGCACTTTGCATTGGACACACTGCCACCTGCCCGGGAGCTGCGAGTGAGCGTGCTTCGGGAGGATGAGGGGCGCCGGCGTGACTCTGCACCCCTGGGCATTATCACTGTGCCACTGGCTGAGCTGGCCACGTCCCGCCAGCCACTGGAGCGCTGGTACTCACTGGCCGGGCCAGCCAAGGATCGGGGGCCAATGCCAGGGCTGCGGCTGCGTGGGCGCTACCAGGAGATCCAGGTGCTGCCCATCGTTCGCTACAAGGAATTTGCTGAGTACATCACCTTCCATTACCGAGAGCTATGTGCCCGCCTGGAGCCCGCCATTCCCGTGCGCCATAAGGAAGAGCTAGCCAGTGCCCTTGTGCACGTCCTGCAAAGCACCGGCAAGGCCAAG GAGTTCCTGATCGACCTGGGTGTGGCAGAGCTGGACCGCTTCGATGACCGGGAGGCACTGATCTTCCGTGAGAACACGCTGGCCACCAAGGCCATTGACGAGTACATGAAGCTGGTGGGGGCACGGTACCTGCTGGACATGCTGG GTGAGGCTGTGGCCCAGCTGTACCAGTCAGAGGACTGCTGTGAGGTGGACCCCAGCAAATGTGCGCCCCAGGACCTGTCTGACAACCAGAACAACCTGCGCCAGGCCTGCGAGGAGGTCTTCCAAAGGATCACCGCCTCCTGCGA cgcCTTCCCAGCAGAACTCAACGAGATCTTTGCAGCCTGGCAGGAGGAGTGCCAGGAGCGAGCCAAGGATGGCATTGGGCAGCGGCTTATCTCAGCTTCGCTCTTCCTGCGCTTCCTGTGCCCTGCCATCATGTCGCCCAGCCTCTTTGGCCTTATCCAGGAGTACCCAAGTGACACCACTGCCCGCaccctcaccttggtggccaagGTCATCCAGAACCTGGCCAACTTCACCAC GTTTGGGGAGAAGGAGGCCTACATGGGCTTCATGAATGAGTTCCTGGAGCAGAACTGGAGCAGCATGACATCCTTCCTGCAGAGCGTGGCCAACCCTGACAGCAGCGCCCACCTGGACACATATGACGGCTACGTGGACCTGGCACTGGAGCTTGCCAccctccacctgctgctctgCGACATATTCTCCAGCCTGGACCAG CGGACACAAaagcagctggagccactgcccacCATCCTTGATGCCATCCAGAAGGGCACACCTGTGCCTGTCTCCATCCACCTTAATCCCAGCAG ACCAGCAGCTGAAAAGCCAGGGTTTGTGCCACCACGGGAGCTGAGCAAGCACAGCCCCCTGATCAAGAGCCCGTCACTGAGTAGCATCCagaaggggaggggccaggaggaagaggcAACAGTGCTTTTGCGGCCCCCCCGTGACCGCCACCACGTGCAGCGCACCCAGAGTGTGCCAGCCCAGTCCAAGGCAACACGGCGCCCACGCAAGCAGAGCAGTCTGGAGCATGTAGCTGAGTCCGTGAAGGAGGAGAGCCGCAAGGGCAGCCCATGCCACGGCCCCCAGGACAACCGGAGCCACTCA GGCCGATCGAAGCTGCGCCAGTCGGCCTCCCTGCCCCGCAAGTCCACAGTGCCCTGGCAACGCTACTCTGGGGAGGCGGCCAAGGCGCAGACTGAGTTGTACACCATGCGGCCACTGGAGAAG catgGGAAGCAGATtgaggagctgcagaaggagcTCGCAGAGGCCCGGGAGACACTGGGGCGGTTCGAGAGCCAGATGGCTGTGCTGGCCGCCCAGAATGAGGTGCTGAGGGAGGAGCAGGCCGAACTGAGGATGCAGGAGGAGCAGCTCCGCAACCAGCTGGAAGAGGCAGCCGCCCACCTGGCCAGTCTCAGCGCCAG GGTGACATCAGCAGAAGGCTCCCGCAAGAAGGACCTGGAGAAGCTGAAGGCGAGTGAGGAGAAGACAAAGGGCCTG GAGAGGCGCCTGTCAGCAATGGAACGAAAGCAAGCTGAGCTGTGCAGTGCCCTCCTGGGGCATGCACTCAAGCAGCCCCATGTCCTGCTTCAGCCAGGGCCCTGTGGCGAGACCCAGAATGGTGATGAGGCTCATGTGACCAGCGTCTAG
- the RASAL3 gene encoding RAS protein activator like-3 isoform X2, with protein MDGQLVLAARDEEVLFRSRSRTGSSISDTHVQHPLGGRREPDLSSEGRGSPGPRAPGRGTESDTSTNSQFGNVKGLLWKRLKERKGRVVAKADAPTTPPADSDRLPSRHGSHESLLPPPTVAELDLSGDDVVIRPLHGSLLGEKFCFQIINAEGSRCFGCTSVAERDRWIENLRRTVQPNKDNCERVENTLSLWVYEARDLPPKRRYLCQLHLDGTLYARTTAKAVGPSGTLFWGEHFALDTLPPARELRVSVLREDEGRRRDSAPLGIITVPLAELATSRQPLERWYSLAGPAKDRGPMPGLRLRGRYQEIQVLPIVRYKEFAEYITFHYRELCARLEPAIPVRHKEELASALVHVLQSTGKAKEFLIDLGVAELDRFDDREALIFRENTLATKAIDEYMKLVGARYLLDMLGEAVAQLYQSEDCCEVDPSKCAPQDLSDNQNNLRQACEEVFQRITASCDAFPAELNEIFAAWQEECQERAKDGIGQRLISASLFLRFLCPAIMSPSLFGLIQEYPSDTTARTLTLVAKVIQNLANFTTFGEKEAYMGFMNEFLEQNWSSMTSFLQSVANPDSSAHLDTYDGYVDLALELATLHLLLCDIFSSLDQRTQKQLEPLPTILDAIQKGTPVPVSIHLNPSRPAAEKPGFVPPRELSKHSPLIKSPSLSSIQKGRGQEEEATVLLRPPRDRHHVQRTQSVPAQSKATRRPRKQSSLEHVAESVKEESRKGSPCHGPQDNRSHSGRSKLRQSASLPRKSTVPWQRYSGEAAKAQTELYTMRPLEKHGKQIEELQKELAEARETLGRFESQMAVLAAQNEVLREEQAELRMQEEQLRNQLEEAAAHLASLSARVTSAEGSRKKDLEKLKASEEKTKGLERRLSAMERKQAELCSALLGHALKQPHVLLQPGPCGETQNGDEAHVTSV; from the exons ATGGATGGGCAGCTTGTGCTGGCGGCCAGGGATgaggag gtcTTGTTCAGGAGCCGGAGCAGAACGGGCAGCTCCATCTCTGACACACATGtgcagcaccccctgggaggcCGGCGGGAACCTG ATCTCTCCTCAGAGGGGAGAGGCTCACCTGGCCCTCGGGCCCCGGGCAGAGGCACTGAGAGCGACACATCCACCAACTCCCAGTTTGGGAACGTCAAG GGGCTGCTGTGGAAGCGACTCAAGGAGCGGAAGGGTCGGGTGGTGGCCAAGGCGGATGCCCCAACGACGCCACCTGCAGACAGTGACAG GCTGCCGAGCCGGCATGGCTCCCATGAGTCCCTGTTGCCCCCGCCCACCGTGGCTGAGCTGGACCTGAGTGGTGATGATGTGGTTATTCGCCCATTACACGGCAGCCTCCTGGGCGAGAAGTTCTGCTTCCAG atcaTCAATGCCGAGGGCAGCCGCTGCTTCGGGTGCACATCTGTGGCCGAGCGGGACCGATGGATAGAGAACCTGCGCCGGACCGTGCAGCCCAACAAG GACAACTGTGAGCGGGTGGAGAACACGCTGAGCCTGTGGGTGTACGAGGCCCGGGACCTGCCCCCCAAGCGACGCTACTTGTGCCAGCTGCACCTGGATGGGACCCTCTATGCCCGCACCACGGCCAAGGCAGTGGGCCCCAGTGGGACGCTCTTCTGGGGTGAGCACTTTGCATTGGACACACTGCCACCTGCCCGGGAGCTGCGAGTGAGCGTGCTTCGGGAGGATGAGGGGCGCCGGCGTGACTCTGCACCCCTGGGCATTATCACTGTGCCACTGGCTGAGCTGGCCACGTCCCGCCAGCCACTGGAGCGCTGGTACTCACTGGCCGGGCCAGCCAAGGATCGGGGGCCAATGCCAGGGCTGCGGCTGCGTGGGCGCTACCAGGAGATCCAGGTGCTGCCCATCGTTCGCTACAAGGAATTTGCTGAGTACATCACCTTCCATTACCGAGAGCTATGTGCCCGCCTGGAGCCCGCCATTCCCGTGCGCCATAAGGAAGAGCTAGCCAGTGCCCTTGTGCACGTCCTGCAAAGCACCGGCAAGGCCAAG GAGTTCCTGATCGACCTGGGTGTGGCAGAGCTGGACCGCTTCGATGACCGGGAGGCACTGATCTTCCGTGAGAACACGCTGGCCACCAAGGCCATTGACGAGTACATGAAGCTGGTGGGGGCACGGTACCTGCTGGACATGCTGG GTGAGGCTGTGGCCCAGCTGTACCAGTCAGAGGACTGCTGTGAGGTGGACCCCAGCAAATGTGCGCCCCAGGACCTGTCTGACAACCAGAACAACCTGCGCCAGGCCTGCGAGGAGGTCTTCCAAAGGATCACCGCCTCCTGCGA cgcCTTCCCAGCAGAACTCAACGAGATCTTTGCAGCCTGGCAGGAGGAGTGCCAGGAGCGAGCCAAGGATGGCATTGGGCAGCGGCTTATCTCAGCTTCGCTCTTCCTGCGCTTCCTGTGCCCTGCCATCATGTCGCCCAGCCTCTTTGGCCTTATCCAGGAGTACCCAAGTGACACCACTGCCCGCaccctcaccttggtggccaagGTCATCCAGAACCTGGCCAACTTCACCAC GTTTGGGGAGAAGGAGGCCTACATGGGCTTCATGAATGAGTTCCTGGAGCAGAACTGGAGCAGCATGACATCCTTCCTGCAGAGCGTGGCCAACCCTGACAGCAGCGCCCACCTGGACACATATGACGGCTACGTGGACCTGGCACTGGAGCTTGCCAccctccacctgctgctctgCGACATATTCTCCAGCCTGGACCAG CGGACACAAaagcagctggagccactgcccacCATCCTTGATGCCATCCAGAAGGGCACACCTGTGCCTGTCTCCATCCACCTTAATCCCAGCAG ACCAGCAGCTGAAAAGCCAGGGTTTGTGCCACCACGGGAGCTGAGCAAGCACAGCCCCCTGATCAAGAGCCCGTCACTGAGTAGCATCCagaaggggaggggccaggaggaagaggcAACAGTGCTTTTGCGGCCCCCCCGTGACCGCCACCACGTGCAGCGCACCCAGAGTGTGCCAGCCCAGTCCAAGGCAACACGGCGCCCACGCAAGCAGAGCAGTCTGGAGCATGTAGCTGAGTCCGTGAAGGAGGAGAGCCGCAAGGGCAGCCCATGCCACGGCCCCCAGGACAACCGGAGCCACTCA GGCCGATCGAAGCTGCGCCAGTCGGCCTCCCTGCCCCGCAAGTCCACAGTGCCCTGGCAACGCTACTCTGGGGAGGCGGCCAAGGCGCAGACTGAGTTGTACACCATGCGGCCACTGGAGAAG catgGGAAGCAGATtgaggagctgcagaaggagcTCGCAGAGGCCCGGGAGACACTGGGGCGGTTCGAGAGCCAGATGGCTGTGCTGGCCGCCCAGAATGAGGTGCTGAGGGAGGAGCAGGCCGAACTGAGGATGCAGGAGGAGCAGCTCCGCAACCAGCTGGAAGAGGCAGCCGCCCACCTGGCCAGTCTCAGCGCCAG GGTGACATCAGCAGAAGGCTCCCGCAAGAAGGACCTGGAGAAGCTGAAGGCGAGTGAGGAGAAGACAAAGGGCCTG GAGAGGCGCCTGTCAGCAATGGAACGAAAGCAAGCTGAGCTGTGCAGTGCCCTCCTGGGGCATGCACTCAAGCAGCCCCATGTCCTGCTTCAGCCAGGGCCCTGTGGCGAGACCCAGAATGGTGATGAGGCTCATGTGACCAGCGTCTAG